ACACAAGATTCTCTGGAACTCACGGGAAGGTCAGAGATGCAGAAGGGTTCTCACACACAGCCATGCACCAGGAGTGCTCACTTAGAGGGCCATTTGAAGAAGCGAAGAGGCGGCAATTCTCACACACCGTGGAGGGGGACCCAATGCACACATCGTAATGAGCAAAGGCCCTTCCCTGGGCATAGGCTCCCCACAAAGTTTTTGACTCTACCAGTACCCACCCCCCAGAACCTGGGCAGCAGCTTCAGCTTCTCatcccctgtgcccctccccagtgtgggGACAACCAGTGCAGAAGCAGTGGAAGGCAGGGCCTCTTGGTGGAAACAGGGGCAGCCCTCAGGGCCAGAGGCCTAGTCTGGGGGTGTGCCTGTGTGTCAGTGTGAAGAGTGAGTGGGTGTGCGAGCCTGCGCACAGGTGCCTCCCCTGCATGGGGCATGTTTTAAACAGGTTGTGGCTGGAACCACACTGGCTAAGCCTTCAGCTCAGCTCCTCAGAGCCCCACCAGTTCAGGCTTCTGAGGGAATTCAGTGTAAGAAGTCAGACCAAAGATTCTCAGCTCCTTCTGGGGCATGGTCATCAGCTGGGCCTCTGAAGCCAGAGCAGCCAGGATTGAGCCCTCTGCAGATGGCCAGGCATACCTTCACTCAtagcttctttctctttgcctacCCCCCACCTCAGAAACAGATGCCACACTGCTGAAGAAGCCAGAGAAGCTGTTGGCAGGGTTGGACCGGGGTGGGCCACCACCGGCCCCAGGGGCACCCAGACGAAGAGGCAGTATGCCTGTTCCCTACAAGCACCAGCTGCGGCGTGCCCAAGCTATAGATGAACTTGACTGGCCACCTCAAGCCTCATCCTCTGGCTCCTCTGACTCCTTGGGCTCGGGGGAGGCAGCCCCCACCGAACAAGATGGCATCTTCAAGGTCATGCTGGTAGGGGAGAGCGGTGTGGGCAAGAGCACCCTAGCAGGCACTTTCGGCGGTCTCCAGGGAGATAGTGCTCATGAGCCAGAGAACCCAGGTATTTGGAGGGGAAACCCTGAAAGGGTCAAAAGCACCTGCGGACCCCTAGTCAGGGATGCAAGAGGCATGAGCAGCCCCCAGAGGCCAAAACCTAAGAGAAGTTACTTCAATGCTTTCTGTGGCAACCTCCCTGGAGGGGGTCCCTGGTGCTGGGATCTGAGGCGTCCCTGGTTACCAGGTTTCATGAGTGTTGGGGAGCCTCCTGATGGGCTCTATTCCCTGTCCTTATTTCCCAACAGAGGATACCTATGAAAGACGCATCATGGTGGATAAGGAGGAAGTGACTCTAATTGTTTATGACATCTGGGAACAGGTAAGAACTAAGACAGGGCTGTAAGCAGGCAATGAAACCtaggagagctggggaggggcaaagtctGGCTGAAGGCGGGTGGCTCTGTAGGCCCTGGTTTTAATATGTACTGGACATATGACCTTTCATATGTGTCATCCAGAGAGCAAAGGCCCACATCAATTGTGCATACCATGGCACTGAGAGCCGCTGTCTTTCCAGGATCTTCTGACCCTGAGGAAAGTTAGGATCTGAATTTGACAAACCCTGAAGCTGCAAGCCAGGCTACACACCCTGAAATTGACCCCATCCATACGTGTTTCAGCCTGGAAGAGTCTTACCTGACAGGACAAGAGCTCAGGGCTCTGGAATATCAGGGAAGGGAAATAAGTGAGGATTTATGAATGTTTGGACAAAAATGGTTACCACATAGAAATGAGAGGCCAGATTACATACAGCTGAAGAGCATTCATTTTTAAGTTAAGAGTTTAAGCATATGAAAGTAGGATGGGCTACCCTAGCCTAGGACCCTATCTCCCCAATTCTCCCATGCGGGGCTCACATTACAAACTACTTTCTCCTCCAAAACACACTCTAGGGATGGAGATCATGCCATTAACTAGTTCTGCTGTCCTAAGGAGGTGGCTTCTCCCTCACATCCAGATTCCTCATCCTTGAGATGTAGGTGGGGAACAGGTTCTCCCATGCCTCCAGCCCTGACATCCCACCACTCTCTGCCCACATGCAGGGAGACGCAGGAGGCTGGCTGCGGGACCACTGCCTTCAGACCGGGGATGCCTTTCTCATCGTCTTCTCAGTCACCGACCGACGAAGCTTCTCCAAAGTTCCAGAGACCCTACTTCGGCTCCGGGCTGAGAGGCCCCACCACGACCTCCCTGTCATCCTTGTTGGAAACAAGAGTGACCTAGCCCGCTCGAGGGAGGTCTCACTGGAGGGTGAGTATCCTGGACCTAATTAACACTTGCAATCTCAGGGGAGATTCCAAGTGACCTCTTTTCCACAAGGCCCTTCTACCCTTCCAGGACAGGCTAAGGGCAGACTCCCAATACCCATGTCTAGCGCCGGAGAACCCCTTCTCTTCACTCCTCACCTCTTCGCCAAGGCCCCTTTATCTCCTTCCCTCGGCACCACCAAGACCCTCCACCTGATCCCTGCCTGTTCTCAGTTGCAAGAGATTCACCTGCCAGGACCCCTTTGTACTGCACAGCGGGCATCTCCCCAGGCCCACCCTTGCCTGGCCCCACCCCGGGCCCAGTGTAGCCCGCGGGCTCCTCAACCTGTCCCTTCCTGCAGAGGGCCGCCACCTGGCAGGGACACTGAGCTGCAAGCACATCGAGACGTCGGCGGCGCTGCACCACAACACGCGGGAGCTCTTCGAGGGCGCGGTGCGCCAGATCCGGCTGCGGCGGGGCCGGAGCCGTGCCGGGGGCCCGCGGCCCGAGTGGGGCAGCCCCGACGGCCCCGCGCCGCCCGCGCGCCGCGAGAGCCTCACCAAGAAGGCCAAGCGCTTCCTTGCCAACCTGGTGCCGCGCAACGCCAAGTTCTTCAAGCAGCGCTCCAGGTCGTGTCACGACCTCTCCGTGCTCTGAGCCGCGGTCGTCATGGCCACCGCGGTCGCCATGGTCACCGCGCCCTCAGCTCACCCCttcaccccgccccgcccccgtccGGCTTCCTTTGTGAAGACCGTCTAGTAAACCAAAAAGTCTGAGGGCGCGCGGGTGTGGCCGCGGGGGGcgggccccctgcccccagcccctggtgggcgtcgcccccagccctgccaccacGCGTGCCCTGGCTACCTCCCCGCCCAAGAGCGCCTAGAAGGCGAGGACGCAGACCTGCGGGCGGGCGCGCTGCGGTCGGCGGGCAAGGCGGCTTCTGGCGGGCAGGAGGGGATATAGTTCCGTGAGCTACTTTGACTTTTATTAAGTCGCGCTTGACCACCTCTCCTGTAAAGAGACCCTGAAAGTGAGAACTGGAAAGGTGCTTGGTAGACCTCTTTACAGTTCTCTGCGCGAACACGCCTCATCTTTAAGACATCCTTAAAGGTAAAAACACTGGAGACGCTTCTTTGAGACTTTTCCCAAAACGTGCTGGCTCTTACCTGCTGCACTTGTCCACTTTGCCTTTAAGAAGTTCTTAAAGGCAAAGGCCTGGAAGTGCCATTTTTCAGAATCGATTCTGTGATTTACCACTACATCACGGCACTTCCCTTTTAAGGTTATTAAAGGTAAGGTTTGGACAGACTCTTGCCTTCAGATGCCATTGTTAAGAGCTGAGCAGGCAGCACCCTGGGCCCAGGAGGCCCCAGCAAAAGAGCCACCCTTCCCTTTTCAATAAAGAACTTTTCTACTACATTTGCTCATTTTGACTCTGTTCTCAAAAGCCCTGCAGAAGGGATAGATGTAGATGGAAACTGTTAGAGACAAAATTTAGGCCCAGAGGAGCAAAGAACCTAAACCTACCTCTACAGAGGCTTCAGAACTGACTCAATCTTGGTTGTAGTCCGTAACAAGGAGCCACAGGCCCTTAGAGATCGCTGGGTCCAACTTGTCGCTTTGTAGATGAGCAGACAACCCTGGAGAGGAGCAAGGAAATACTAGAAGTAATTTAGTGACTTAATGACACAATGGAACCAGGTCCATAGACTCTAGACCTCATCTCCTTACATGACCTTATTCTGCAGAGTAAGCTGGAGGCTACATTTAGCACCTAGAGCTATACAGAGCTTTGTCCTGGGCTGGTTTAAGGTGGGGCCCACATCCACCAGAGAGGCCCATCAGCTGGGGCATGATGGGGACGGCCTGCACCTCCCCTGGCAGGCCTCCACCCTCCCAAATGTCACCTGCAAAGCCCGTGTGAGAACTGAAGCTGTCAGTGTCTCCCCCTGGGGACGCCCACGTCTTCTGCTGAGCCACGAGTTTGAACAAAGAGAGCAGAGGCAGCAGCTCTCCCCTCACCCTAGACATGCAGTATAGCTCCCTGAGTACCTGAGGGCCAGGCCTCCACTCCACCCCACTCAGGTTCCCAGAGCTTGATGGAGGAGGGATGAGATGTCTCCCGAGTCCTTGTAGCTGGTGGGAAGGAGCCAAGGGGACCAGTTCAGCATCAGTGGTTATGAGATGGTAATATGAATAATGACATTATCCTAAggactttattaatttttctctgttAATTCTTTAAGGACCATATAAGGTGTTACTACTTCTTATACTGTAGAAGAAacagtttaagtaacttgcttgaGGTCAGTAAGCAACAGAGCAGGGATCCCACTCATGTCTGCTTGATACTTAATTTTATCCAGCTTTGCGTCGGAGGTTCCCGCTCCAGTAAGGatgaggggaagaagaagaaggtcaCTAGAAGAAATGTAAGCGACACAATGGCCGGGGCCATGGGCAGTGGCTGTGGTGAAAAGGCCAGAGAAGTTACATGGCTATGGGGGAATAAGCCAGGAAACTCTAGGGACCGTGAACAGAGGcacttcaaaatgtaaaatgtgtaaaAACACACTGGGCCCATTAAAAGACAGATGGCTGGGTTGAAACCTCAGGGACATTAAGGGGAGGGGGTAAGAAATGAGCACAGAGTAGAAGGTTTGGAACCCTACTTTTAAGTACCTTAAATGGCAGGCAAAGGAGTTTGTGCCCAAGCCTGCAGGCAGTGAGTCACCACAGGTCTTTGGGTATGGAAGTGACATGAGCAGGATGGTCCTTgggcagaggaggctgggagaggtgcATGGACTGGGGCAGCAAAGATAAGGCCTGAGAAGCTGAGTTTAGCGGGCAATTAACTTTACATATTGGAAGGTAATGAAGTACTGACCATAGGGAGAAGGCAGTGGGAAAGGAGAGGCACTACGGGTGTGAGTCAGGACTGTGATGACTGGGTACAGGCGGGTGTCTTAGGTGGTGGGTGAGGAACTGGGAGTTAGAGGGCAGAGGAGGACATGGGTAAATAGATCCATTTTGGAGACTCTTGAGTTTGCGATGCTAGAATATCCATATGGGGTTTCGGCAGCTCTCCAAAGATCTGGGTCTGAAATTCAGAACAAGTTAGGGCAAGAGATACAGAAATGAGAATAATTCCCATAAAGATGgtagtagaggggcgcctgggtggctcggtcggttaagtgccccacttccttccactcaggtcatgatcctgtggttcactggttccagccctgcgtcgggctctgtgctgacagctcagagcctggaacctgcttcagattctgtgtcttcctctgtctctctctgcccttcccctgctcatgctctctctctctctcaaaaataattaaaataaaaacattatttaaaaatttttaaaaacgttttattaaaaaaaagatggcagcAGAGGAGCCAGAGGAAAGGATGAGCAGCAGTTACACGGCACCCCGTGCTCAGTAGAATGTGTTGCTATTGCGGCCTTGAAAATCTTTGAGCAAGGAGCCCTGCATTTTAATTTTGCCCCAGACCCCACAAATCATGCTAAGGGAGGTACAAAGGGAGAGGATACAATACTGGCTGGGATCCTTGCCTCAAATCACACATGGGCTTTAGGGGCTGTGATTCTTGTGAAGTGGGACAATTCATGTGCCCATGCAGTCATGCACTTGAGAATAGTGTGCATAGATTTCATAGATTGCCAAAGGGGTCTGTGACCCAACAAATGACAAACCAGGATGTTACTGATTGCTGCCGGGGAGGGCAGTTGGGGGGGGGCAAGACAGGTGTAGGAAGTGTACTTTTCATCGTGTgccctttttgttccttttgaatgTTTAACTATGGCGTATATCACCtgttcaaaaactaaataaaataatgtaaaacaaaacacagcctTGATGTTCTAGAGAAAGAAGGACCAAAGCAGACGAAGAAGGTGGAGATGTAGCCACCACAGAGGCAGGCCGTGGAAGGACTAGAATTGTGCAGGTAGTGGCCAGTGCCAAGGAaggaggcctttttttttttttttttttttttaaagtaaactctatgcctaGCGCCGGGGGgtcagactcacaaccctgagagcaacAGTAGCatactttaccaactgagccagccaggcaccccaagaggagattgttggttttttttaaacatttctttatttttgagagacagagcaacacagagtgtgagcagggaagaggcagaggagggggggtacacagaatctgaagcaggctccaggctctaagctgtcagcacagagcctgagcagggttCGAAGTCACTCACGAGACTGacagatcatgacccaagtcaaagtcagacacttaacccactgaaccacccaggtgccctaggaggAGGGCTTTTAAAGGAAGACTACCACCAATGGTCAAATGTGGCCAAAGGGGCAGATGGGGAAAAAGGTCCAGTGCCTTTCACGTGGCTGAAGCTGAAAATATGCATATTGAAGATGATGGTGGTGGCGGCAGGGCCTCCCCCAGGAGGGGGACTGCACGCGCCACAGGCTTCCCTCCCCCTAACTCAGCCAGTCCCATCAGCCCAACCCATCTGTGCGTTCCCTCCAGACGCCTACAGGGACGAGCTCAGAACAGACGGAAGCTGAAGCCACGCTCCTGTCAGACTTGGAAAGTGGGGTCTTCTGCGAGAGCCAGGCCATTCTTCTACCTCCCTTTGATCAAGGCATAGTGCCAGGCTGCTGGTCTGGGCCGCTGTGAGAGACCAGCAAAGGACCCTGGGGCCTGAGCTGCTTGTGCCAGGTAAGGTCTTCTCTGCCCTCATGCTCCTCTTAACCACTGCAATCTTGTCTCTGCTCCTTTACCAGCTGGCCCCTGCGACCCCCGCGATTTCTGGCCCACAAGGCCTCCTCACTGGCTGAGAGCATGAGCTGTGTGTGCTCTGCTCTGAGGGGCCAGAGGTGAGGCCTGCCCTGCATCTTGGAAAGCATCTCTCTGCTCTGGGCCTCTGCTCAGAGTTGGGCCTTTGTGCCCTGCTGCATCTAACCCTCTCTAGAGAGACTGGGCAGGGTCTCTCCTCTcctaaactgtttttttaatgttttatttatttttgagacagagacatagcatgagcaggggagggacagagagagaaggagacacagaatctgaagcaggctctaggttccaagctgtgaacacagagcctgacatggggttgaacccacgaaccacgagatcatgacctgagccgaagtaggacgcttaactgaccaagccacccaggcgcccctttcgtCTTCTAAAAGGCTGCCAGTCATGGAAGAGCATTTCACAAGTCTTCTGGGTTAAACCCTCATTCCCAGAAAGTCCACCCATACatatacatctttttattcatctaGCATAATTCTATCCACATCAGTCTAAGTCAATTTTTCCTAGACTTTCATCCACAAATACTTGTTGTTCCCCTCAAGTACTGCCATAGGCCAGTCACTGTGCTGGACCTTATGGGAAAAACAAATATAGGTGACActatccctgccctcagggagcttacaaATGAGCTGGAGAGATGGGACAAGGTGGTAATAGCACTACCAGGGCCAACAACAGCAAACTGTACCACATTCTGACTATCTGAGGGCTATGTCCTGAGCTCTAAGAATTCTgaatggaagaaacagaatttaaagaCAGATTTTAGGAGCTGGGCCTTAAAGGATA
This region of Lynx canadensis isolate LIC74 chromosome B3, mLynCan4.pri.v2, whole genome shotgun sequence genomic DNA includes:
- the REM2 gene encoding GTP-binding protein REM 2, yielding MHTDLDTDMDTDTETTALCPSGSHQASPPGTPIPETDATLLKKPEKLLAGLDRGGPPPAPGAPRRRGSMPVPYKHQLRRAQAIDELDWPPQASSSGSSDSLGSGEAAPTEQDGIFKVMLVGESGVGKSTLAGTFGGLQGDSAHEPENPEDTYERRIMVDKEEVTLIVYDIWEQGDAGGWLRDHCLQTGDAFLIVFSVTDRRSFSKVPETLLRLRAERPHHDLPVILVGNKSDLARSREVSLEEGRHLAGTLSCKHIETSAALHHNTRELFEGAVRQIRLRRGRSRAGGPRPEWGSPDGPAPPARRESLTKKAKRFLANLVPRNAKFFKQRSRSCHDLSVL